From Fundulus heteroclitus isolate FHET01 unplaced genomic scaffold, MU-UCD_Fhet_4.1 scaffold_253, whole genome shotgun sequence, one genomic window encodes:
- the LOC118559250 gene encoding uncharacterized protein LOC118559250 — protein sequence MSSKDVSLTARESINNMQKKSFVAALTRAQAKKSLPSLVGRLPAGAAVLNLVNERRFSSLKCLIKTVAFIWRAAKKFASATKSIENPKWEAIPTKGVITATERQEAIRDIYLAAQEGVTFPATTTDRLVVYREPESGLLVCGGRIHGFREDGAAVPLLPCNAWVSTLLAREAHDEGHESVAATLLKPHRNGAAEAAVRILKKALQSLGNNTGLSYSELQTTLQLAANLANECPIDARVQSHEESVQYVSPNTLLLGRASPSGEIRTFDFANYPYKRLREMQNQVNKFWRSWSQLAGPNLFLRSKWHTLHRNVAIGDIVWLCDQNAVRGQFKLGRVVSVNPDAKGIVRDVNVKVVQSSCLPVTKPTLNRPSAKVLKEATQTTVLHRDVRRLVVLLPVEDQTRS from the exons ATGTCGTCAAAAGATGTGTCTTTGACAGCTCGAGAAAGCATTAACAATATGCAAAAGAAGTCATTTGTGGCAGCACTCACAAGAGCCCAAGCGAAAAAAAGTCTTCCAAGTCTTGTGGGACGACTTCCTGCTGGTGCAGCTGTCCTAAACTTGGTGAATGAGAGGCGCTTTAGTAGCCTAAAGTGTCTAATCAAGACTGTTGCTTTTATCTGGAGAGCCGCCAAAAAGTTTGCATCTGCAACAAAGTCCATTGAGAACCCAAAGTGGGAGGCGATTCCCACAAAAGGAGTTATCACCGCCACAGAACGTCAAGAAGCAATAAGAGACATCTATCTTGCTGCTCAAGAAGGGGTGACGTTCCCAGCTACCACTACGGACCGCTTGGTTGTGTACAGAGAACCAGAATCTGGGTTACTAGTTTGCGGTGGGAGAATCCATGGCTTCAGGGAGGATGGCGCTGCAGTTCCCCTTCTGCCTTGTAATGCATGGGTCTCTACTTTATTGGCACGGGAGGCGCACGATGAGGGTCATGAAAGTGTGGCTGCAACCCTGCTGAA ACCTCACCGAAATGGGGCTGCTGAAGCCGCTGTCCGCATTCTCAAGAAGGCACTCCAGAGCCTGGGCAACAACACTGGCCTCAGCTACAGCGAGCTTCAGACAACACTACAACTTGCTGCAAACCTTGCCAACGAATGCCCAATAGACGCCAGGGTGCAGAGCCATGAAGAAAGCGTGCAGTATGTGTCACCCAACACACTTCTCCTGGGCCGAGCCTCTCCAAGCGGTGAGATCAGaacatttgactttgcaaacTACCCTTATAAGAGACTCAGAGAAATGCAGAACCAGGTCAACAAGTTCTGGAGGTCTTGGAGCCAGCTTGCCGGCCCAAACTTATTTCTGAGAAGTAAATGGCACACTCTGCATCGCAACGTTGCTATCGGAGATATTGTCTGGTTGTGCGACCAAAATGCAGTGAGGGGCCAATTCAAGCTAGGACGGGTGGTGAGCGTAAATCCAGATGCTAAGGGCATTGTTCGGGACGTAAACGTCAAAGTGGTCCAAAGCTCCTGCCTTCCTGTCACGAAACCCACACTAAATCGGCCATCCGCCAAAGTCCTGAAAGAAGCTACCCAAACCACGGTTCTGCACAGAGATGTTCGACGCCTGGTTGTCTTACTACCAGTTGAGGACCAAACTCGGAGCTGA